The Nicotiana tabacum cultivar K326 chromosome 14, ASM71507v2, whole genome shotgun sequence genome contains a region encoding:
- the LOC107801975 gene encoding putative serine/threonine-protein phosphatase 2A regulatory subunit B'' subunit TON2, protein MYSGSSDGEGPEASAQQRKIPPASSMLWVRNLRRYIGSGAGLGSEALMELETKRILLDIFKDKQQKSAEAGTIPSFYKKKPEEGSISHRVQRLAKYRFLKKQSDLLLNADDLDAMWVCLRENCVIDDATGAEKMNYEDFCHIASVCTEQIGPKCRRFFSPSNFMKFEKDESGRIAILPFYLYVMRTVSLTQARIDMSELDEDSDGFLQPHEMEAYIRGLIPNLAQLRDMPAAFVQMYCRIAAHKFFFFCDPHRRGKACIKKILLSNCLQELMELHQETEEEVTDTEQAENWFSLTSAQRICDMFLALDKDMNGTLSKQELREYADGTLTDIFIERVFDEHVRRGKIGGGNAREMDFESFLDFVLALENKDAPEGLTYLFRCLDLNGRGFLTTADIHTLFRDVHQKWIEGGNYELCIEDVRDEIWDMVKPADALRITLADLLSCKQGGTVASMLIDVRGFWAHDNRENLLQEEEEPQEEG, encoded by the exons ATGTACAGTGGGTCAAGCGATGGCGAAGGTCCTGAGGCTTCGGCGCAGCAGCGAAAGATTCCTCCCGCTTCCTCTATGCTTTGGGTCCGAAACCTCCGTAGATACATCGGATCCGGCGCCGGCCTCGGCTCCGAAGCCCTGATGG AGCTTGAAACAAAAAGAATCTTGCTAGATATTTTTAAGGACAAGCAACAAAAGAGTGCTGAAGCTGGCACTATTCCTAGCTTCTATAAGAAG aAACCTGAAGAAGGATCTATTAGTCATAGGGTTCAGCGGCTGGCAAAATACCGATTTTTAAAG AAACAATCTGACCTTTTGCTAAATGCTGATGATTTGGATGCTATGTGGGTCTGCCTAAGAGAGAACTGTGTGATCGATGATGCAACTGGTGCAGAAAAG ATGAATTATGAAGACTTTTGCCACATTGCCTCTGTCTGTACAGAACAAATAGGGCCTAAATGTCGCCGCTTCTTCAGTCCTTCAAATTTCATGAAGTTTGAGAAAGATGAATCAGGGAGAATTGCCATTCTGCCGTTTTACCTTTATGTGATGCGCACA GTTTCACTTACTCAAGCCCGAATTGACATGAGCGAGCTTGATGAAGACTCTGATGGCTTCCTTCAACCCCAT GAAATGGAAGCCTATATACGGGGCTTGATTCCTAACCTAGCACAGCTTCGAGACATGCCAGCAGCTTTTGTGCAAATGTATTGCCGTATAGCTGCACAcaagtttttcttcttttgtgaTCCTCATAGACGAG GTAAGGCATGCATAAAGAAGATTTTGCTTAGCAACTGTCTTCAGGAGTTGATGGAACTTCACCAG GAAACTGAAGAAGAAGTTACTGACACAGAACAAGCTGAAAACTGGTTTTCCCTAACTTCTGCACAGCGCATATGTG ACATGTTTCTTGCTCTTGATAAAGATATGAACGGAACATTGAGCAAGCAGGAGCTAAGGGAATATGCTGATGGTACACTAACAGATATCTTCATTGAAAGAG TTTTTGACGAGCACGTTCGGCGTGGAAAAATTGGAGGCGGCAATGCCCGTGAAATGGATTTTGAAAGCTTTCTTGACTTCGTACTAGCCCTGGAAAACAAGGATGCTCCAGAGGGTTTAACATATTTGTTCAGGTGTCTTGATCTCAATGGAAGGGGTTTCCTAACTACAGCTGATATTCACACGCTATTCAG AGATGTCCATCAAAAATGGATTGAAGGAGGGAACTATGAACTCTGCATCGAGGATGTAAGGGATGAAATATGGGATATGGTGAAGCCGGCTGATGCTTTGAGGATAACACTGGCTGATTTATTGTCATGCAAACAAGGTGGCACCGTTGCAAGCATGCTAATAGACGTGCGTGGTTTCTGGGCCCATGACAACAGGGAAAATCTTCTCCAGGAAGAGGAAGAACCCCAAGAAGAAGGATGA
- the LOC107801974 gene encoding putative serine/threonine-protein kinase PBL22 — protein MELKRGGPSPSFKQFRMEELEKATRNFDEGNLIGCGSFGLVFKGLLCDGTVVAIKRRSGNPKQEFNEEVAYLSTIQHRNLVNLLGYCQDSGYSMLVFEYFPNGSMCNHLYDTGKDSATKLEFKQRLSIAIGTAKGLSHLHGQRPSIIHGNFKTANVLVDEDFIAKVADAGILKLLEKIDDAGPSGLSSVNAFRDPEINQIGILCETSDVYSFGVFLLELITGKEASHIDEFGSNQSILEWVEKQLSSDQLVDHRLLGSFTAEVMRDLIKLALRCMSFPGRYRPTMETVVLDLERILEKEQMHTTVMGEGTSIVTLGSQLFTN, from the exons ATGGAGCTGAAAAGGGGAGGACCAAGCCCATCTTTTAAGCAGTTCAGAATGGAAGAGTTGGAGAAAGCCACAAGAAATTTTGATGAGGGCAATCTCATTGGTTGTGGGAGTTTTGGTCTAGTTTTCAAAGGATTGCTTTGTGATGGAACTGTGGTGGCTATAAAAAGGCGTTCGGGGAATCCTAAACAGGAGTTTAATGAAGAG GTGGCTTATTTATCAACGATTCAACACCGCAACCTGGTTAATCTTTTAGGCTACTGCCAAGACAGTGGATACTCAATGCTGGTTTTTGAGTATTTTCCAAATGGAAGCATGTGCAATCACTTGTATG ATACAGGAAAGGACTCTGCAACAAAGCTAGAATTCAAGCAAAGGTTATCTATTGCTATTGGAACAGCCAAAG GTTTAAGTCATTTACATGGCCAACGCCCTTCAATAATCCACGGGAACTTTAAAACAGCTAATGTTTTGGTTGATGAGGACTTCATTGCTAAAGTTGCAGACGCGGGGATTCTGAAGCTACTCGAGAAAATTGATGATGCAGGTCCTTCTGGCCTGAGTTCTGTCAATGCTTTTAGAGATCCAGA GATAAACCAAATTGGAATTCTCTGTGAGACAAGTGATGTTTACAGCTTTGGAGTATTCCTGTTAGAGCTCATAACTGGAAAGGAGGCTTCACATATAGATGAATTTGGATCAAACCAAAGTATACTTGAATGG GTTGAGAAACAGCTGAGTTCAGACCAATTAGTGGATCATAGGCTGCTGGGAAGCTTCACGGCGGAGGTAATGAGGGATTTGATCAAGTTAGCATTGAGATGCATGAGTTTTCCTGGTCGATATAGGCCAACGATGGAAACAGTCGTGTTGGATCTTGAAAGGATTCTTGAGAAGGAGCAGATGCACACAACTGTTATGGGAGAAGGTACTTCAATAGTTACTCTTGGGAGTCAATTGTTTACAAACTGA